Proteins encoded by one window of Salvia splendens isolate huo1 chromosome 7, SspV2, whole genome shotgun sequence:
- the LOC121810323 gene encoding uncharacterized protein LOC121810323: protein MKGKASGYTKKKGKVNLDEDKFRHLSMLERSSIRKLAIKMEVSKSTAGRWVKGNKIRPHTNAIKPALTDVNKISRMRWSLSHILPTIFEGKLLYHAMHNIVHIDEKCRPMFASDGQPIFDGKIGIFPFTQQVPAKRKSKNRPRGTLETKPIPSVNKEAMRECLLNQATKHSITIHAQIIPTIKAKWPANANKEIYIQQDNVKPHLKSSDLQFEAIASTDGFEFHLVSQPANSPDTNVLDLGFFRAIQSLQDDKLATNIDELLANVWRSFEELTPQTLNKVFLTLQSCLTKILEVHGGNNYKIPHLNKDRLSRTVGLPTSLEVEENLIRDSLEYLLLPHNDVGGSYEIGHLSNVLG from the exons ATGAAAGGCAAAGCATCAGGTTATACTAAGAAAAAAGGTAAAGTAAATCTTGATGAAGACAAGTTTAGACACTTGTCTATGCTTGAGAGATCCTCCATCAGAAAACTTGCTATTAAAATGGAAGTTAGCAAGTCCACAGCTGGCAGATGGGTGAAGGGAAACAAAATCAGACCACATACAAATGCCATCAAGCCTGCACttactgatgtgaacaaaatttCAAGAATGAGATGGAGTCTTAGTCATATTCTGCCAACCATATTTGAAGGAAAGCTTCTCTATCATGCAATGCACAACATTGTTCACATTGATGAGAAATG TAGGCCAATGTTTGCCAGTGATGGGCAACCTATCTTTGATGGTAAAATAGGCATATTTCCATTCACACAACAAGTGCCAGCCAAAAGGAAGTCAAAGAATAGGCCAAGAGGGACACTAGAGACAAAGCCTATCCCATCAGTTAACAAAGAAGCCATGAGAGAATGCCTTCTTAATCAG GCAACTAAGCATTCAATCACAATTCATGCTCAGATTATACCAACAATCAAGGCAAAGTGGCCAGCCAACGCAAACAAGGAGATATACATCCAACAAGATAATGTCAAACCCCACTTGAAATCCTCTGACTTACAATTTGAGGCTATTGCAAGTACAGATGGTTTTGAATTCCATCTAGTTAGCCAACCAGCCAACTCCCCAGATACAAATGTACTAGACCTTGGCTTTTTTAGGGCCATTCAGTCTCTGCAAGATGACAAACTAGCCACCAATATAGATGAATTGTTGGCAAATGTTTGGAGATCTTTTGAGGAACTCACACCACAAACTCTGAACAAGGTTTTCCTAACATTGCAAAGCTGTTTAACCAAGATCCTAGAAGTCCATGGGGGCAACAACTACAAAATACCCCACTTGAACAAAGATAGGTTGAGTAGGACAGTAGGGCTGCCTACCTCACTTGAGGTTGAAGAGAATCTGATTAGGGACAGCTTGGAGTATCTTCTACTACCTCATAATGATGTGGGTGGATCATATGAAATAGGACATCTAAGCAATGTGTTGGGGTAG